The proteins below are encoded in one region of Candidatus Babeliales bacterium:
- the rnpA gene encoding ribonuclease P protein component produces MPSIAKKISKFTKREIDYLFQHARRVIRNGVCTILLAPRQCEFGRVLIITSRKVGNAPERNLIRRRIKAIFYEEKLFDRNFDCVVIAQKKLTELSFDQLKTLILDAYTPKLK; encoded by the coding sequence ATGCCGAGCATAGCAAAAAAGATCTCAAAGTTTACCAAGCGTGAAATTGATTATCTTTTTCAACATGCTCGGCGTGTTATTAGAAATGGTGTTTGCACCATTTTGCTTGCACCGCGACAGTGCGAATTTGGCAGAGTTCTTATCATTACATCCCGAAAAGTAGGGAATGCTCCCGAGCGTAACTTGATTCGTCGGCGCATAAAAGCAATCTTCTATGAAGAAAAATTGTTTGATCGTAACTTTGATTGTGTTGTTATAGCACAGAAAAAACTTACAGAACTGTCCTTTGATCAACTGAAAACTCTTATCCTTGATGCATATACCCCTAAACTTAAGTAA